AGaaatgtgattatttttcttattataaattgtCCCCAGAATCCAGCCAAAATAGACACTGATGTGAGGTATAAagctgaaacaaaaaaaaaaattaatgtggtAAATGTTAAGAGCTAGGAATgattaatcaaacaaaataattggtATTAATACactttggaaataaaaaatcaaagaaaggataTAGGAATTGAAGGATATACCATAAGGAATAGGAAACCTCTTGAGAAGATAGAACTCCACCACGGATAAGGATGAGGAGAACATCATGACAAATGTGGCTGTCGCACTTGCAACctattgaaaaaacaaaaagaaaaaaacaaaagaattattctttaaatttcaagaaataaTTACCTTGCAGtttgtttttgtatatatatattaacattcTTGCATGATTTAGCTAAGACTTGAAAATGGTGGGTGCACTTTCACAGTCATAGTAAAAagggaaggttttttttttttttcacagtcatagtaaaaaggaaaagaattaaTACATACAAGGACAAGGGGGAAGATAGTGCATTATCTCTCACTTTACTGCTGAAAGTaacaaaagaatataataatgtttaaaaaattacactatTTTTACAGCATTAAATATATGACACATTTTATGATTAGtctacaataaataaaaatgatgttaacaTCAAAATGATATTACACcaatttttcaacttttaccACCTCATGGAAttgtgaaaaaagaattttttttttatctaacaTTGTTCAATTAAGTGAAagtttgtaataaaaaaaataactatttataataaaaaataattatatttttaaattaagagTCTTATAATTTAATAACATTATTTGGTCTCTTATAGGAGGAGAATTAAGGTTCACATATCTATTTCTTCACTTGTtgtaataaatatttgaattataaaaaaattacacttttatcaACTTTCATCAAATGAACAAataaacttctaaaaaaaaaaattgagttattaaaaaaaaagcttttatcaattttcaccacataaatatatatatatatatatatattaaaagctaATCCAATCTCGAGTCAATATTACAAAAGAGCCGTATTTTGAGAATTGAGCTTTCCTTCCTAATCACATCATTTTGACTTTGGATCCAATGAAAGGGTGCAAGTAAAAGGAAACAGTTTGTGGCTAGTTCTTCGGTACATTGAACCCATTAGGAATTTAGGatatttattggattttttttcgcTTTCGCACTGTGTATCCTACAAGTACCTTGAGACCAAGTGGCCAACTTGGTTGGCCAAACCCCTATGTTGATATTTATTagacttagggtctgtttggatagaacttattttgctgaaactgaaaattgaaaatactgtagtaaaataattattaaatatgtgaatagtactataagacccatttttaatgaaaaattaataaaaagtgaagtttgtgagaCCCGTCACAGAAAACTGGGTCAACTGTTgtggctgaaaaaaaaaaaaaaaaaaaaaaaaaaaaaaaaaaaaaaaaaaaaaaaaagaaggagtgAAAACGAGACGCAGCACTTGAGTGCTATCCAAACTAGCACTTAATCCTTTCCCTCCTCCAACAATATGAATTTGTTGCGTTTAAGGCTTTTTAAGCCCTAGAACCTAAAAGGCACTACAATTTTATTGTGACGGATAGTCTTTTAATCAAGGCCATGCTGCCATGATCAAAAATGGGTTGTActctataatctataatctataaGTAGTTAGTACGTACACCCATAACTAGGACCGGCTATATTGGTGAACCATTATATATTCtggaaaatttttagtttatattgtaaAGTAAACATACgttataaatacaaaaaaaatgataagtatTGTACACATTTAAAAGTATATAagaatctcaaaaaaaaaaaaaaaaaaaaagtgtataacATTTACCATTTTTGCAAATGCGTATagcatttgccaatttttttttgtttataaaagcATTTACATTAGCTTgtgcaaaaaaattcttttattttaatatgagAACCtactttttactattttacatatttttcaaaacatccTATatcagattatttattttacgttacattacattaaaatatcattttttttcttattttttaaaattatttctctttcttcatatATAATACCATTATCTATtctctttcttcaatctttGAATGcgtaaataaagaataaaaaactatatgCAAAGTGAATAGTGTAAGTGTATATTTACATGATTACTATAGCAACATTGCAAATTTACACGTTTTTAGCTTGAATAATGTAGGtgattttagaaattaaatgtataaaattgatacattttaatttctattttgcatTATTTGATGCAAACCATCTAAGAGGGTAATGTAAACATATAATAGtccatatatttatatatacctGGGGGATGACACCAATCTCAAGAAGAAGTGGACCTAGAATGAATCCACCACCAGAACCAAGTAGACCACCAACAGTGCCTCCTAAAATACCACATAATGAACAGAATGCAATGTGCATTGCAGTCCATCCTATGGAAGCCTCGCAAATCGATTCTGTGTTGCCTGTGCTCATCCTCTTCTTGTGTTCTTTATACAACTTAACTGATTCATATCCAAACACTCCAAGTGCAATGGGGAACTGAGACAAAGACGACAACAATAATTAATGGTGAGGGTGACCTCACGACAGaagagagttaaaaaaaaaagttgagtaCGGCAAGTGGGCTCAGTgatattgataatttgatatatatatatatatatatatatatatctacctGCACGCAGAATAGCACCCAATACCAGACACTGCATACCTCCACATCattctgaaaaaataaaattaaaaattgagagaaaaaatatgcaatcaaagagagagagagatctagaAAGAGTGTGGAGGCAAGTCTCATGCCCCTAGCTGTGGGGTTCACTTGTTTGTGAGAGGTAGGCAAGCACATGAGAGATTTTcacctagagagagagagagagagagagagacttgcCTTGATGATCTGCAAGGCTAGGAAAGCAATCCATACAAGCACTAGCACCCAAATCCACTTCCACCTAAGGTTGAAACATAGTATTTGCTGAAATATAGAGCATTTTTCAGTTAACCTACATTTGGATTAGATtaattctcaatatatatatatatatatgataaataagaaatttttttattaaacaagGCCACTTCATGATACAGGCAGAATGAAGTagctaaaaacaaaatatatacggAAAAACAAACTGTACAAATAAgctattcataaacaaataagCTAATAAGCTTTCGAAACAAAGGTAATTCAAAGGCAACTCATCATGAAGATTGAGAAACTTGGAAGCTTATGAAGTAACATTTTGCTCACCATTTGAGATTTCTCCTCTCTAGGTACCAATGGATCATACTCTGTATCAATCAGAACTGcaattaccccaaaaaaaaaaaaaaaaacagtaaaatttACTTGACTACTACAcaataatttatgaaataaaaataaaaatgtatgcTTGTGCATGTGCTATCTTACGTTCCCCGCAAGAGTTGACCAAAGCTTCTTGCTGTCTGGATATTTCtttctgcaattttttttctttccatattaattaatttgaaacaagcaaattttatagaaaaggtTGTGGCATATATTAAATTACAATTCATAGAACCCACATTAAAAATAGTCTCTTCCTTCCACATCTCGATTGCCTTGCAGAAAGACCTCGATGAGGTACCTATATaatcatgaaaattttataaacaaaagagagagagagagagatctgtcAGCAGGAACATAAAGTAACGTGCACTAaagaactaatttttttttttctacaaaactGTAAGAAAGTgatataaagattaaaaaaaaaaattgggtaatTTTTAACTGACCCAAGAAGAGAATAATGATGAGGACAGTGATGAGCCAGTAGGGGAAGACAACGCTAAGAGCCACACCAATAGTGATGCCTAGCATAAGCATGGGCTGGAAGAGAAGGGCAAGATCATAATCTAGGATTGGCACTTCCTTTGTTGGATGTGGAACTCTTAGATTGTAccaaactgatgatgctgaTGCCCCCATTATCATACCTGCAAACCATTTCACATATGAAAACAACCTCAACTTCAATACAAATACCAGTATTACAttagaacaaaaagaaaaagaattactATACAATTGGTTTAAAGTTCAAATAAAAAGTGGTAAATTTGTCAGCCAATTTCAATTTCCTTCTTTAAAATAGTCATTTCTATGAATCAAATggaataaagcaaaaaaaaaaaaaaaatcattaatgcCAAGCACACAATTTTcaaaaggaccaaaatggatcAACAAAATGCTCTGACTTTTGAGTCCACCTCACTTCGGCTAAGTTTGATCCCACTTTTAGCTTCTTGCCTTCTTCTAGCTATTTGCCTTCACTATATTTCTAAACCTTTTAAGTTAAaacttatctctctctcaaaaaaaaaaaaaaaaaaaagctacataACTTATAAGGCCTTATTGAAATTAGTCagacaattaaaagttattaaaaagaATATGAATCTGAGAGAGATTACAAGGAGGAGATCAAATAATGGATGacatatatattacatttagAAAGCGCAGCAGCAGACTTGGTATCAAAGCCAACAATCAAAGTAAGCATGGGAACAAAAATGCCTCCTCCTCCTACTCCACCAACAGTTCCACATGCTGATCCCAGAAATCCTATCACAGTTGCCAACACAAGTCTCCAACTGAACTCTAATTCCTGcatcaaaaaactcaaaaatccaATAAGCAAATACCAATAATTCTCTCAtataaacaaccaaacaaacatacaTACCCACACACATTCAAACATGTACTATTAACTATATCAACAAAAGGAACAGGCTTAGAGAGAGACATACGGGCCAAACAGTATCAGTACTACTGCTGGAGACATATGAAGAGTACTGCAATAGAGTTGAGTTTGATGAAGGAGATAGAAGGTTTCTGTTGGTGCTATAACCATTGACATCGCTGAGGAAGAGGACAGAAAGAACAGCCACAGAGAAACCTGATAGGAGATAGAGCACCAATCCCCTTGTGGCCATTGGTGTCACTCTTTCCCTATTGAATTAAtcaaaactctttttttcctcaacaCCCAGATATTTATTTTCTGATTTTAACGAGCAATTATATACACAAGAACAAAATATACTGctgtatatattatatatattaatattttgctgagacagtgagagagagagaagagtaaTTGTCGCTATAGAGTTAATATTCCAACAAGAGGGACACCTCACATGCATCACGGACACAAGAGGGGAAAGCCAGGTCAGAGAATACAGAAAAGAAGGGAGTTACCATAATTAATCGTATAATATTTAACTGGTCATGTTACTGTACATATATGTATTTTGTCTAACTCAAATCTTCTctccttcttaaaaaaaaaaaaaaaactcaaatcttatttttattttactttttaaattttttttggaaggatCTAATCTTTCATATATTATTAGAATAATGATAGatatacaaactattttacaaaaaattttataaattgctaatttggtgagtaattattgataaataaaaaagtgatattaatggtgggtttaaatgaaaactaataagaggTGGGttacatcaatattttgtaaaaatgttataaaatattttatgactataacattactcatattattataaaatgtggcttttatatatgtaaaatgttaacaaatgccctaaaAGCATTAATTTAGGAATTATTTACAGAAACATTCTTAGagataaatgataaaataattaatttttctgttagctttttatatttctaatgAGAGTTGTGTAAAATTTTTCTAAtatggtttattattattttcagatGTACTTGAATTCAAATCCTAGTGTATACCCAAAAAACTAATTAGAgtcctaatttgatgataaagaacaattaAAATAGGTtgtaaatttaaagagaaatgatatgtctacaatatttttataacaaattctaagtggcaggttgttactggttgttattgttagggcaaaaagTAATtgcagtgtttttttttttttttgaaagttaattttagtgttagtttcaaatttgaaccaataacaactaaccacttgtgatttgttgtaaaaatgttgtagacatagcatctctcaaattcaaattctatcgttcatatatatatatatatatatattactagtaAATTAAGACAATATCCTAAACGgttaaaaattgttaataatagctcaatataaaattaatgtttttaatattaataataataacttatcattTGGAAGctatgaaataatattttttgaaaataattatttctttaaaGTTACTTTTTATAGTTTGTATCCAAACTTACAATTAAGCATAGGAATCACTTTAAGTCTTATTGGTTTGCCAATACAAATCGTTTGCCATGTAAGCATTTTCCATTAGTGACTTaacggtagggaccaaaataattGCAAGCtgaaaataatagggactaaattgactatgatcccaaaatgtaaggacttaAATAGTGTTTTCACCAAAAGATAactatgaatttttatttattttttggatgggAACTGTGAAAATTCCTGTTAAAACAAAAGTAGATATGAAATTAATTGCATTATTTGAGAAGGAGTAATctaaattatatacatatatgagtttttttttttttttttgttggagaaatcatatatatatatatatatgagttgagTACAAATAACACCTGGAAGCATCATAATTTGACTTTTtataaaaccaaataaatttgactttttattgTACTCATAATATTGTATCACATAAATTTTGGAGGTTTTTTGATGTCTAAAATTATGAAACCTCCAAAACTTATGTGATACAATATTATGAGTAcaataaaaagtcaaatttatttggttttatgtagcaaaataatttttaaatatgttaatagtaccgtgggacccatttttaatgaaaaagttgctgaaaagtgaaatttgtgggtccgtaaacagtacacaatgtgcactgattggctgaaaaatgagaaaaatcaaactttGCGGCTAcagttcattgaacagtgcattaATAGTAGTCGCAAGTCTCacaaacgcgtgaaaaaaaaaaaaaaaaaaaaaaaagaggaaaaacacAGACGCAGACGCGGGttttcagcccaatccaaacataACCTATGACTCCAAAATGTAagaaccaaaatagtatttttgtcttatcttttcttttgtacaAATTCAAAAGAAAGTTGCATAAATTTCGCATAACATACTCTTGACAGTAATTCTCCTACTTGGTTTACACAAATCATTGTACTATATATAAGGTCATAAGTTGCAGCTATGTGGAACCCtttatttcacaaaaaataGGATTGAAAACTATCCATCTATTACAGGGCTACCACATGATTTTT
The DNA window shown above is from Quercus lobata isolate SW786 chromosome 7, ValleyOak3.0 Primary Assembly, whole genome shotgun sequence and carries:
- the LOC115954137 gene encoding sulfite exporter TauE/SafE family protein 4, with amino-acid sequence MATRGLVLYLLSGFSVAVLSVLFLSDVNGYSTNRNLLSPSSNSTLLQYSSYVSSSSTDTVWPELEFSWRLVLATVIGFLGSACGTVGGVGGGGIFVPMLTLIVGFDTKSAAALSKCMIMGASASSVWYNLRVPHPTKEVPILDYDLALLFQPMLMLGITIGVALSVVFPYWLITVLIIILFLGTSSRSFCKAIEMWKEETIFNKEISRQQEALVNSCGELLIDTEYDPLVPREEKSQMQILCFNLRWKWIWVLVLVWIAFLALQIIKNDVEVCSVWYWVLFCVQFPIALGVFGYESVKLYKEHKKRMSTGNTESICEASIGWTAMHIAFCSLCGILGGTVGGLLGSGGGFILGPLLLEIGVIPQVASATATFVMMFSSSLSVVEFYLLKRFPIPYALYLTSVSILAGFWGQFIIRKIITFLKRASIIVFVLSGVIFASAITMGVIGIETSIEMIHNHEFMGFLGFCSSQ